A single region of the Silene latifolia isolate original U9 population chromosome 8, ASM4854445v1, whole genome shotgun sequence genome encodes:
- the LOC141597530 gene encoding transcription factor MYB41-like: protein MGRAPCCDKDGLKKGPWLPEEDQKLIDFIQEHGAGNWRVLPKKAGLQRCGKSCRLRWTNYLRPDIKRGRFTFEEEEAIIQLHSVLGNKWSAIAAKLPGRTDNEIKNYWNTHIRKRLLRMGIDPVTHTRRIDLLNLPSIFNSPLQNSSQFNLLNLLNLQSLVNPDLLRLAALLSPNQTQHQNQNQNQNPNFILQNLLANQNINNPASTQTQFDPIMQTSNHIEAPQAIQPNFDQYNTTIPHFDTQNFGPETSPMEQHCDNNVQQQNNGRYDTNCQMIADYLLNTPDFQLDDNNNNNNNNNHQGLPSLLSTPCTSQETPLNSNSEIHNNSSSNSSSSENEIDSYCQNLMNFDIPLDFFDVC, encoded by the exons ATGGGACGAGCACCGTGTTGTGATAAAGACGGGTTGAAGAAAGGTCCATGGTTACCTGAGGAAGATCAAAAACTCATTGATTTTATTCAAGAACATGGAGCCGGTAATTGGAGAGTTCTCCCTAAGAAAGCCG GTCTTCAAAGGTGTGGAAAGAGTTGTAGACTTCGATGGACCAACTATCTCAGACCCGATATCAAGAGAGGTAGATTTACatttgaagaagaagaagcaatAATTCAGCTACATAGTGTTTTAGGCAATAA GTGGTCAGCAATTGCGGCTAAATTACCTGGGCGAACAGATAATGAGATTAAAAATTACTGGAATACCCACATCAGGAAAAGATTGCTTCGGATGGGAATCGACCCTGTGACCCATACCCGTCGTATCGACTTACTAAACCTTCCTTCTATTTTCAACTCCCCTCTTCAGAACTCTTCTCAGTTCAACTTGCTAAATTTACTTAATTTACAGAGTCTGGTTAATCCCGACCTCCTAAGGTTAGCCGCGCTTCTATCACCGAACCAAACACaacaccaaaaccaaaaccaaaaccaaaacccgAACTTTATTTTACAAAACCTTCTAGCAAATCAAAATATCAATAATCCCGCCTCAACCCAAACTCAATTCGACCCAATCATGCAAACTAGCAACCATATTGAAGCTCCACAAGCGATTCAACCCAATTTCGATCAATACAATACAACAATCCCTCACTTCGACACACAAAACTTTGGACCGGAAACAAGTCCTATGGAACAACATTGTGATAATAACGTCCAACAACAAAACAACGGTCGATATGATACAAATTGTCAAATGATTGCTGACTACTTATTGAACACGCCGGACTTCCAATTagatgacaacaacaacaacaataacaacaacaaccaccaagGGCTTCCTTCGCTTTTATCGACACCTTGTACAAGCCAAGAGACCCCATTAAACTCAAACTCGGAAATTCACAACAACAGCAGTAGTAACAGTAGTAGCAGCGAGAATGAGATTGATAGTTATTGTCAAAATTTGATGAATTTTGATATTCCACTTGATTTTTTTGATGTATGTTAG